From a single Kitasatospora azatica KCTC 9699 genomic region:
- a CDS encoding SpoIIE family protein phosphatase, producing MTELPEPHLDQLEALAANQVGCFEWDTATGRFTLDESGLAVFDLRPDEYDGMAAGLSRRIPVEELIRLHKLVEEIRAGRSDSYSSYFRIRCRDGSMRWTHTQGQAVGVGSRVVGVVRDATRELSYSAMRLMAEDDRQRQESALREVADALGEALTVDDVVAVLTGDQSMRRLGAQGITLGVVDQGRIRLVGAVGQVNVRVREMHRARLTEPWPLNDVVRSGEPAFFTSREAFLLRYPDLAEQLADSIATAGAFLPLIAQGRPIGALALVYEGKRHFTSEDRTLLTTLASAISQSLQRAMLVDQSREIAAGLQSAMLPRRLPELHGGALAVRYRTARVGTWIGGDWYDAVPLAEGGVGVAIGDVQGHDTEAAAVMGQLRIAMTAYAAEGHRSEAVLGRASAFLADLQADRFATCLYAQVDLATGECRLANAGHLAPLVRHADGSVERIDIPVGLPLGLPADWNPDGYPAAPFRLAPGDTLLLYTDGLVERPGEDLDVGQARLAEVFAAGPAKLPALADHVRDTLGERLEAEDDAALLLLHRDAD from the coding sequence GTGACCGAGCTCCCCGAGCCGCACCTCGACCAGCTGGAGGCGCTGGCCGCCAACCAGGTCGGCTGCTTCGAATGGGACACCGCCACCGGCCGGTTCACCCTGGACGAGAGCGGCCTGGCGGTCTTCGACCTGCGCCCGGACGAGTACGACGGCATGGCGGCCGGCCTGTCCCGGCGGATCCCGGTGGAGGAGCTGATCCGGCTGCACAAGCTGGTCGAGGAGATCAGGGCCGGCCGCAGCGACTCCTACAGCAGCTACTTCCGGATCCGCTGCCGGGACGGCTCGATGCGCTGGACCCACACCCAGGGCCAGGCGGTCGGCGTGGGCAGCCGGGTGGTCGGGGTGGTCCGCGACGCCACCCGGGAACTGTCCTACTCGGCGATGCGGCTGATGGCCGAGGACGACCGCCAGCGCCAGGAGTCGGCGCTGCGCGAGGTGGCCGACGCGCTCGGCGAGGCGCTCACCGTGGACGACGTGGTGGCGGTGCTGACGGGGGACCAGAGCATGCGCCGGCTCGGCGCGCAGGGGATCACCCTGGGCGTGGTCGACCAGGGGCGGATCCGGCTGGTCGGTGCGGTCGGCCAGGTCAACGTCCGGGTCCGCGAGATGCACCGGGCCCGGCTGACCGAACCCTGGCCGCTGAACGACGTGGTCCGCTCCGGCGAGCCCGCCTTCTTCACCTCGCGCGAGGCCTTCCTGCTCCGCTACCCGGACCTGGCCGAGCAGTTGGCCGACAGCATCGCCACCGCCGGCGCCTTCCTGCCGCTGATCGCCCAGGGGCGCCCGATCGGCGCGCTGGCCCTGGTCTACGAGGGCAAGCGCCACTTCACCAGCGAGGACCGCACCCTGCTCACCACGCTGGCCAGCGCCATCTCGCAGTCCCTGCAGCGGGCCATGCTGGTCGACCAGTCCCGGGAGATCGCCGCCGGGCTGCAGAGCGCGATGCTGCCGCGCCGGCTGCCCGAGCTGCACGGCGGCGCGCTGGCGGTGCGCTACCGCACCGCCCGGGTCGGCACCTGGATCGGTGGCGACTGGTACGACGCGGTGCCGCTGGCCGAGGGCGGGGTCGGGGTGGCGATCGGCGACGTCCAGGGCCACGACACCGAGGCGGCCGCCGTGATGGGGCAGCTGCGGATCGCGATGACCGCCTACGCCGCCGAGGGCCACCGCAGTGAGGCGGTGCTGGGCCGGGCCTCGGCCTTCCTCGCCGATCTGCAGGCCGACCGGTTCGCCACCTGCCTGTACGCGCAGGTCGACCTGGCCACCGGCGAGTGCCGGCTGGCCAACGCCGGCCACCTGGCGCCGCTGGTGCGGCACGCCGACGGCAGCGTGGAACGGATCGACATCCCGGTCGGACTGCCGCTCGGCCTGCCCGCCGACTGGAACCCGGACGGCTACCCCGCCGCCCCGTTCCGGCTGGCCCCCGGCGACACCCTGCTGCTGTACACCGACGGTCTGGTGGAGCGGCCCGGCGAAGACCTGGACGTGGGCCAGGCCCGGCTGGCCGAGGTCTTCGCGGCCGGGCCGGCCAAGCTGCCCGCACTGGCCGACCACGTCCGCGACACCCTGGGCGAGCGGCTGGAGGCGGAGGACGACGCCGCCCTGCTGTTGCTGCACCGCGACGCCGACTGA
- a CDS encoding universal stress protein yields MERRIVVGVDGSPAAAAALRWALDQAAATGAPQVEAVCAWELPGYYALAGGMLPPPAEGLDPEQLAAKVLREAVTEVTGGQSGVEITELVLPGPAAAGLLDRAAGAELLVVGSRGLGGFAGVLLGSVSRHVVEHAPCPVVVVRAARADQHAP; encoded by the coding sequence ATGGAGCGGCGGATCGTGGTCGGCGTCGACGGCTCGCCCGCCGCGGCGGCCGCCCTGCGCTGGGCGCTGGACCAGGCGGCGGCCACCGGCGCGCCGCAGGTCGAGGCGGTCTGCGCCTGGGAACTGCCCGGCTACTACGCGCTGGCCGGCGGGATGCTGCCGCCGCCCGCGGAGGGCCTCGACCCCGAGCAACTGGCCGCCAAGGTGCTCCGCGAGGCGGTCACCGAGGTAACAGGTGGTCAGTCCGGCGTCGAGATCACGGAACTGGTGCTGCCGGGCCCGGCCGCGGCCGGGCTGCTCGACCGGGCGGCCGGCGCCGAGCTGCTGGTGGTCGGCAGCCGGGGCCTGGGCGGGTTCGCCGGGGTGCTGCTCGGCTCGGTCAGCCGGCATGTGGTCGAGCACGCGCCCTGCCCGGTCGTGGTGGTCCGGGCCGCCCGGGCCGACCAGCACGCGCCCTGA
- a CDS encoding MFS transporter translates to MDGGLRLKSAQGRWVVLAAALGSGMAMLDGTVVNVALPAIGADLGASLAALQWTVNAYLLTLAGLILLGGSLGDRYGRRRVFVIGVCWFALASGLCSIAPTVGVLIAARALQGIGGALLTPGSLALLQASFHPDDRSAAVGAWSGLGGVATAVGPFLGGWLVSGPGWRWIFVINLPVAVVVAALTLRHVPESRDERATGRFDVPGAVLAALALGGVTYALTAAAEGVSAAVWVSAAAGVLLGVAFVVAERRSPRPMLPLELFRSRLFTAINLVTLGVYGALSGVFFFLQVQLQTVSGFEPLVAGVAFAPVTVLMLLFSARSGRLATRIGPRLPLTLGPLVAAAGVLLMLRIGPAASYWTDVLPAAVVFGVGLTLLVAPLTATVLAAVDVRRAGIASGVNNAAARAAGLLAVAALPLLTGLSGEQYRVPSAVDSAFRTAVLICAGLLAGSGLLALATVPGRRPAVAVEPDTSWYCCPTGPPVDPGHQASEST, encoded by the coding sequence ATGGACGGTGGACTCAGGCTGAAGAGTGCTCAGGGGCGGTGGGTGGTGCTGGCCGCCGCGCTCGGCTCCGGGATGGCGATGCTGGACGGCACGGTGGTGAACGTGGCGCTGCCGGCCATCGGCGCCGACCTCGGTGCCTCGCTGGCGGCGCTGCAGTGGACGGTCAACGCCTACCTGCTCACGCTGGCCGGGCTGATCCTGCTGGGCGGCTCGCTCGGCGACCGCTACGGGCGGCGCCGGGTCTTCGTGATCGGCGTCTGCTGGTTCGCGCTGGCCTCGGGGCTGTGCTCGATCGCGCCGACGGTCGGGGTGCTGATCGCCGCCCGCGCGCTGCAGGGCATCGGCGGCGCGCTGCTGACCCCAGGCTCGCTGGCGCTGCTGCAGGCGAGCTTCCACCCCGACGACCGCTCGGCGGCGGTCGGCGCCTGGTCCGGCCTGGGCGGGGTGGCCACGGCCGTCGGGCCGTTCCTCGGCGGCTGGCTGGTGAGCGGCCCGGGCTGGCGGTGGATCTTCGTGATCAACCTGCCGGTGGCCGTGGTGGTCGCGGCGCTGACGCTGCGCCATGTGCCGGAGAGCCGGGACGAGCGGGCGACCGGCCGCTTCGACGTGCCCGGCGCGGTGCTGGCCGCGCTGGCGCTCGGCGGGGTCACCTACGCGCTGACGGCGGCGGCGGAGGGGGTGTCGGCGGCGGTCTGGGTCTCGGCGGCCGCGGGGGTCCTGCTGGGGGTGGCGTTCGTGGTGGCCGAGCGGCGCAGCCCCCGTCCGATGCTGCCGCTGGAGCTCTTCCGCTCGCGCCTGTTCACCGCGATCAACCTGGTGACGCTCGGCGTCTACGGTGCGCTGAGCGGGGTGTTCTTCTTCCTGCAGGTCCAGCTGCAGACGGTGTCCGGCTTCGAGCCGCTGGTGGCCGGGGTGGCCTTCGCGCCGGTGACGGTGCTGATGCTGCTCTTCTCCGCCCGGTCGGGGCGGCTGGCCACCCGGATCGGCCCCCGGCTGCCGCTGACCCTCGGTCCGCTGGTCGCCGCGGCCGGGGTGCTGCTGATGCTCCGGATCGGCCCGGCCGCCTCGTACTGGACGGACGTGCTGCCGGCCGCCGTGGTCTTCGGGGTCGGGCTGACCCTGCTGGTGGCGCCGCTGACCGCCACCGTGCTGGCGGCCGTGGACGTGCGCCGGGCCGGGATCGCCAGCGGCGTGAACAACGCGGCCGCGCGGGCCGCCGGGCTGCTCGCGGTGGCGGCGCTGCCGCTGCTGACCGGCCTGAGCGGTGAGCAGTACCGGGTGCCGAGCGCGGTGGACTCGGCCTTTCGCACCGCCGTGCTGATCTGCGCCGGGCTGCTCGCGGGCTCCGGGCTGCTGGCCCTGGCCACCGTGCCGGGACGGCGGCCTGCGGTGGCGGTCGAGCCGGACACCAGTTGGTACTGCTGTCCGACCGGACCGCCGGTGGACCCGGGGCACCAGGCCTCCGAGTCCACCTGA
- the purB gene encoding adenylosuccinate lyase → MSAKPQIPNVLAARYASATLAQLWSPEHKVVLERHLWLAVLKAQQDLGIDVPETAVADYERVIDQVDLASIANRERVTRHDVKARIEEFSELAGHEQIHKGMTSRDLTENVEQLQIRQSLEHVRDRTVAVLVRLGRLSAEHAELVMAGRSHNVAAQATTLGKRFASIADELLVAFARLEELIARYPLRGIKGPVGTAQDMLDLLGGDAEKLAELERRVAGHLGFENVFTSVGQVYPRSLDFEVLTALVQLAAAPSSLAKTIRLMAGHELVTEGFKEGQVGSSAMPHKMNTRSCERVNGLAVILRGYASMTGELAGDQWNEGDVSCSVVRRVALPDAFFAFDGLLETFLTVLDEFGAFPAVIEAELDRYLPFLATTKVLMGAVRAGVGREVGHEVIKEHAVASALAMRAGARENELLDRLAADERIPLDRAGLDALLADRLSFTGAAGAQVAELVRRIETVATRYPEAAKYAPGDIL, encoded by the coding sequence GTGAGCGCGAAGCCCCAGATCCCCAATGTCCTGGCCGCCCGGTACGCCTCGGCGACCCTGGCCCAGCTGTGGTCCCCCGAGCACAAGGTGGTTCTCGAACGCCACTTGTGGCTCGCCGTCCTCAAGGCCCAGCAGGATCTCGGGATCGACGTCCCCGAGACCGCCGTCGCCGACTACGAGCGGGTGATCGACCAGGTCGACCTCGCCTCCATCGCCAACCGTGAGCGGGTCACCCGGCACGACGTCAAGGCCCGGATCGAGGAGTTCAGCGAGCTCGCCGGGCACGAGCAGATCCACAAGGGGATGACCTCCCGGGACCTGACCGAGAACGTCGAGCAGCTGCAGATCCGCCAGTCCCTGGAGCACGTCCGCGACCGCACCGTCGCCGTCCTGGTCCGGCTGGGCCGGCTCTCCGCCGAGCACGCCGAGCTGGTGATGGCCGGCCGTTCGCACAACGTCGCCGCCCAGGCCACCACCCTCGGCAAGCGCTTCGCCTCGATCGCCGACGAGCTGCTGGTCGCCTTCGCCCGGCTCGAGGAGCTGATCGCCCGCTACCCGCTGCGCGGGATCAAGGGCCCGGTCGGCACCGCCCAGGACATGCTCGACCTGCTCGGCGGAGACGCCGAGAAGCTCGCCGAGCTGGAGCGCCGGGTGGCCGGCCACCTGGGCTTCGAGAACGTCTTCACCAGCGTCGGCCAGGTCTACCCGCGCTCGCTGGACTTCGAGGTGCTCACCGCCCTGGTGCAGCTGGCCGCCGCGCCGTCCAGCCTGGCCAAGACGATCCGGCTGATGGCCGGCCACGAGCTGGTGACCGAGGGCTTCAAGGAGGGCCAGGTCGGCTCCTCGGCGATGCCGCACAAGATGAACACCCGCTCCTGCGAGCGGGTCAACGGCCTCGCGGTGATCCTGCGCGGCTACGCCTCGATGACCGGCGAGCTGGCCGGCGACCAGTGGAACGAGGGCGACGTCTCCTGCTCGGTGGTCCGCCGGGTGGCGCTGCCGGACGCGTTCTTCGCCTTCGACGGCCTGCTGGAGACCTTCCTGACGGTGCTGGACGAGTTCGGCGCCTTCCCGGCCGTGATCGAGGCCGAGCTGGACCGCTACCTGCCCTTCCTGGCCACCACCAAGGTGCTGATGGGCGCGGTGCGGGCCGGCGTTGGCCGCGAGGTCGGGCACGAGGTGATCAAGGAGCACGCCGTCGCCTCGGCGCTGGCGATGCGGGCCGGCGCGCGCGAGAACGAGCTGCTGGACCGCCTGGCCGCCGACGAGCGGATCCCGCTGGACCGGGCCGGGCTGGACGCGCTGCTGGCCGACCGGCTCTCCTTCACCGGCGCCGCCGGTGCCCAGGTGGCCGAGCTGGTCCGCCGGATCGAGACGGTCGCCACCCGCTACCCGGAGGCCGCCAAGTACGCGCCGGGCGACATTCTGTGA
- a CDS encoding sulfite exporter TauE/SafE family protein, translating to MPHGWEADLLLGGVVLAGASVQRMAGIGFALVSAPALALLLGPAEGVVLSNCAAGAISAIGLVTSWRQVRPAAMLPLVAAAACSVPLGAWVAARLPEPTLLAVMGALVSLAVLLVMRGARVAALRGRGGALAAGAASGFMNSAAGVGGPAISLYAVNAGWTVREFVPNAQFYGLLVNLLSIAAKGTPRLAAPAWLAVAAALAGGAVIGHWLADRVPEHRARRVVLLLALAGGVTTLAKGLSAL from the coding sequence GTGCCGCACGGGTGGGAGGCCGACCTGCTGCTGGGCGGCGTGGTGCTGGCCGGCGCCTCGGTGCAGCGGATGGCGGGGATCGGCTTCGCGCTGGTCTCGGCGCCCGCGCTGGCGCTGCTGCTGGGCCCGGCCGAGGGCGTGGTGCTCTCCAACTGCGCGGCCGGCGCGATCAGCGCGATCGGTCTGGTGACCAGCTGGCGCCAGGTCCGGCCGGCCGCGATGCTCCCGCTGGTGGCGGCGGCCGCCTGCAGCGTGCCGCTCGGCGCCTGGGTGGCCGCCCGGCTGCCCGAGCCGACGCTGCTGGCCGTGATGGGTGCGCTGGTCAGCCTCGCCGTACTGCTGGTGATGCGCGGTGCCCGGGTGGCCGCGTTGCGCGGCCGGGGCGGCGCGCTGGCGGCGGGGGCGGCCAGCGGCTTCATGAACTCCGCCGCCGGGGTCGGCGGCCCGGCCATCTCGCTCTACGCCGTCAACGCCGGCTGGACGGTGCGCGAGTTCGTCCCCAACGCCCAGTTCTACGGCCTGCTGGTCAACCTGCTGTCGATCGCCGCCAAGGGCACGCCCCGGCTGGCCGCCCCCGCCTGGCTGGCGGTGGCGGCGGCACTGGCCGGCGGCGCGGTGATCGGGCACTGGCTGGCCGACCGGGTCCCCGAGCACCGGGCCCGCCGGGTGGTGCTGCTGCTGGCGCTGGCCGGTGGCGTGACCACCCTGGCGAAGGGCCTGTCGGCGCTCTGA
- a CDS encoding histidine phosphatase family protein, whose translation MTTTAARYLYLARHAEPTPDEAGLTERGRRQAALLGARLRSVPLAAVHHGPLPRAAQTARLVGEQLVGVPVRVDEAAGDYPPYLPRPEELPADSAEYLLGFLAGFEPAERAVGPELARQALARFTGPVPGEQARHELVVTHAFLVGWLVRAALDAPPWRWLGLNAAHAALTVIRYSPGRPTAVVCFNDLAHLPEELRWTGFPPELRP comes from the coding sequence ATGACTACGACCGCCGCACGCTACCTCTACCTGGCCCGGCATGCCGAGCCCACCCCCGACGAGGCCGGGCTCACCGAGCGCGGCCGCCGCCAGGCGGCGCTGCTCGGCGCCCGGCTGCGCTCCGTCCCGCTGGCCGCCGTGCACCACGGGCCGTTGCCGCGCGCGGCGCAGACCGCCCGGCTGGTCGGGGAGCAGCTCGTAGGAGTTCCCGTGCGGGTGGACGAGGCGGCCGGCGACTATCCGCCGTATCTGCCGCGGCCCGAGGAGCTGCCCGCCGACAGTGCCGAGTACCTGCTCGGCTTCCTGGCCGGCTTCGAGCCGGCCGAGCGGGCGGTGGGTCCCGAGCTGGCGCGGCAGGCGTTGGCCCGCTTCACCGGTCCGGTGCCGGGCGAGCAGGCGCGGCACGAGCTGGTGGTCACCCACGCGTTCCTGGTCGGGTGGCTGGTCCGGGCGGCGCTGGACGCACCGCCGTGGCGCTGGCTGGGCCTGAACGCCGCGCACGCCGCCCTGACCGTGATCCGCTACTCCCCCGGGCGCCCGACCGCGGTGGTCTGCTTCAACGACCTCGCGCATCTGCCCGAGGAGCTGCGCTGGACCGGCTTCCCGCCCGAACTGCGGCCGTAG
- a CDS encoding MarR family winged helix-turn-helix transcriptional regulator, producing MTTAAPRITTADLMAAVSAVSSAFWIDFAGAAGRHGLSSSQAKALGVVTEAVPMRALAGRLGCDASNVTGIVDRLETLGFARREAASTDRRVKIVTITDPGREVLEQIRADMTRAHRALESLDPGQRESLLAMCDQILPLLQG from the coding sequence ATGACTACCGCTGCACCCCGCATCACCACCGCCGACCTGATGGCGGCGGTGTCGGCCGTGAGCTCCGCGTTCTGGATCGACTTCGCGGGGGCGGCGGGGCGGCACGGGCTGAGCTCCTCGCAGGCGAAGGCACTCGGGGTGGTGACCGAGGCGGTTCCGATGCGGGCGCTGGCCGGGCGGCTCGGCTGCGACGCCTCCAACGTGACCGGCATCGTGGACCGGCTGGAGACGCTCGGCTTCGCCCGGCGCGAGGCCGCCTCGACGGACCGCCGGGTCAAGATCGTCACCATCACCGACCCCGGTCGCGAGGTGCTCGAGCAGATCCGCGCCGACATGACCCGCGCCCACCGCGCGCTGGAGTCCCTCGACCCCGGGCAGCGCGAGAGCCTGCTCGCCATGTGCGACCAGATCCTCCCGCTGCTCCAGGGCTGA
- a CDS encoding DUF3037 domain-containing protein, whose product MTEPAEPTERHDYEYALVRAVPRVERGECVNLGVLLYCRWQERLLARTLLPESKLLALDPAIDLAGVARALRGIEAVAAGGPAAGPAAGDSPGRRFRWLTAPRSAVVQPGPVHTGLTADPEAELARLFAQLVA is encoded by the coding sequence ATGACCGAGCCGGCCGAGCCGACTGAACGGCACGACTACGAGTACGCGCTGGTCCGGGCGGTGCCCCGGGTGGAGCGGGGGGAGTGCGTCAACCTCGGCGTGCTGCTCTACTGCCGCTGGCAGGAACGCCTGCTCGCCCGCACCCTGCTGCCCGAGTCCAAGCTGCTGGCCCTCGACCCGGCGATCGACCTGGCCGGGGTGGCCCGCGCCCTGCGCGGTATCGAGGCCGTCGCCGCCGGTGGCCCCGCCGCCGGCCCGGCGGCGGGCGACAGCCCGGGCCGGCGCTTCCGCTGGCTGACCGCACCGCGCAGCGCCGTCGTCCAGCCCGGCCCCGTCCACACCGGCCTCACCGCCGACCCCGAGGCCGAGCTGGCCCGCCTCTTCGCCCAGCTCGTCGCGTAG
- a CDS encoding HipA family kinase: MLREVTAVRYVTPLREGGSMPGLVEADDHRLYALKWSGAAQGRKALVAEVLAGELARGLGLPVPELVRIELDPVLARSEPEQQIQEQMRASGGLNVGLAFESGALNFDPLCFEVPAELAARVLWFDALIGNVDRSWRNPNLLVVGGELRLIDHGASLIFHHHWAGAAGWTRRPYDAGDHALGRFAGELAAVDGPLAALATPELLGRATAAIPDEFLVDEPGFDSPDAVRAAYVAQLTARLAGPRDWLPALEVTA; the protein is encoded by the coding sequence GTGCTTCGTGAAGTGACGGCGGTGCGGTACGTGACGCCCCTGCGAGAAGGCGGCTCGATGCCGGGCCTGGTGGAGGCCGACGACCACCGGCTGTACGCCCTCAAGTGGAGCGGCGCGGCCCAGGGCCGCAAGGCGCTGGTGGCCGAGGTGCTGGCCGGCGAGCTGGCGCGCGGGCTGGGACTGCCGGTGCCGGAACTGGTCCGGATCGAGCTCGACCCGGTGCTCGCGCGCAGCGAACCCGAGCAGCAGATCCAGGAGCAGATGCGGGCCAGCGGCGGGCTCAACGTGGGCCTCGCCTTCGAGAGCGGGGCGCTCAACTTCGACCCGCTCTGCTTCGAGGTGCCGGCCGAACTGGCGGCCCGGGTGCTCTGGTTCGACGCGCTGATCGGCAACGTGGACCGCTCCTGGCGCAACCCCAACCTGCTGGTGGTGGGCGGCGAGCTGCGGCTGATCGACCACGGCGCCAGCCTGATCTTCCACCACCACTGGGCGGGCGCGGCCGGCTGGACCAGGCGGCCCTACGACGCGGGCGACCACGCGCTCGGGCGGTTCGCGGGCGAGCTGGCGGCCGTGGACGGGCCGCTGGCCGCGCTGGCCACGCCCGAACTGCTGGGCCGGGCGACCGCGGCGATCCCGGACGAGTTCCTGGTGGACGAGCCGGGCTTCGACAGCCCCGACGCGGTGCGCGCCGCCTATGTCGCCCAGCTGACCGCACGGCTGGCCGGACCGCGGGACTGGCTGCCCGCACTGGAGGTGACGGCATGA